Proteins encoded by one window of Clostridium cagae:
- a CDS encoding O-antigen ligase family protein — protein MNGEDKTRITFITLISIIAMVFGVANGNYVIPIMYIITLVISSYIVQEKDIYNQMYAVFLVSAFYDYTLYAPGIESVYMFHLVLGVFTLMSLYKLIKDRDVIRHIDKKILSIYFIWFVYMCISILWAANKSLSIKYIAIYLMMFAFIFNMMVYNTNKDRLKRTINLLLFLISLITLIAFIEVLLGKQLPIKHYADGYMDVPQKDLNEINARPMAFSFNPNNLAATLAILSPMLFYSIYKHKNILIKICYTILSTIVFILIGTTTSRTGFVAVMFGVGAFLIYSMLNIKKIGIKNVIFPIILCITLVLSYKYSYLVMNIKPVEGQKIVQNGLDNKMHSLENAEIQEGGEGSLNVRVTIIKDVLNGTIKNKNYLGYGVGNVEQFIKEQENTGPIISPHCYAIEILGDFGLPGVALYGIYYLYLLIGNIIVGIKKKSMACFAAVTGLIAFAPASFGPSSITYVFSYWILIGFAVSCMQVYKRSDNEYTHTSGMKEFHL, from the coding sequence ATGAATGGAGAAGATAAGACTAGAATCACATTTATAACACTGATATCGATAATTGCTATGGTTTTTGGAGTAGCTAATGGAAATTATGTAATACCTATTATGTATATAATAACTTTAGTTATATCATCATACATAGTGCAAGAAAAAGATATATATAATCAAATGTATGCAGTATTTTTAGTGTCGGCATTCTATGATTATACACTTTATGCACCAGGCATTGAAAGTGTATATATGTTTCATTTAGTATTAGGCGTGTTTACCCTAATGTCACTATATAAACTAATAAAAGATAGAGATGTTATAAGACATATAGATAAGAAGATTTTATCTATATACTTTATATGGTTTGTTTATATGTGCATAAGTATTTTATGGGCAGCAAACAAAAGTCTATCTATTAAATACATTGCAATATATTTAATGATGTTTGCATTTATATTTAATATGATGGTTTATAATACAAATAAAGATAGATTAAAAAGAACAATTAATTTGTTATTATTTTTAATATCACTTATTACTTTAATTGCATTTATAGAAGTGTTATTAGGAAAACAATTACCAATAAAACATTATGCTGATGGATATATGGATGTACCTCAAAAAGATCTAAACGAAATAAATGCAAGACCAATGGCATTCTCATTTAATCCTAATAATTTGGCAGCTACTCTTGCTATATTATCACCTATGTTATTTTATTCAATATACAAGCATAAGAATATTTTAATTAAGATATGTTATACAATACTTTCAACAATAGTGTTTATTTTAATAGGTACAACAACATCAAGAACAGGATTTGTTGCAGTAATGTTTGGAGTTGGAGCTTTCTTAATTTACTCAATGCTTAATATTAAGAAGATTGGAATTAAGAACGTAATTTTTCCAATTATATTATGTATTACGTTAGTATTGTCATATAAATATAGTTATCTTGTTATGAATATAAAACCGGTTGAAGGACAAAAAATAGTACAAAATGGGCTTGATAATAAAATGCATAGTCTTGAAAATGCTGAAATACAAGAAGGCGGAGAAGGATCTTTAAATGTTAGAGTTACTATAATAAAAGATGTACTAAATGGAACTATAAAGAATAAAAATTATCTTGGATATGGTGTAGGTAATGTAGAACAATTTATTAAAGAACAAGAAAATACAGGACCAATAATTAGTCCGCATTGTTATGCTATTGAAATATTAGGTGATTTTGGATTACCTGGAGTAGCTCTATATGGAATATATTATTTATATCTTCTTATAGGAAATATAATTGTTGGAATAAAAAAGAAGAGTATGGCATGTTTTGCAGCAGTAACTGGTCTTATTGCATTTGCACCAGCAAGCTTTGGCCCAAGTTCAATAACTTATGTATTTTCATATTGGATACTTATAGGGTTTGCAGTATCATGTATGCAAGTTTATAAAAGAAGTGATAATGAATATACACACACATCAGGAATGAAAGAATTTCATCTTTAA
- a CDS encoding O-antigen ligase family protein, with protein MSREDKTRITFITLISIIAMVFGVANGNYVIPIMYIITLVISLYIIKDRDIYNLMYCTLLVSAFYDYALHAPGIESIYMFHVILGLCTLMSLYKLVKDREVIRNIDKKILSIYVIWFVYMCATVFWAMSKSLSIKYIAIYLMMFAFIFNMMVYNINKDRLKKTINILLFLISLITLIAFIEVLLGKQLPIKHYADAFIEALPQKDQNQINARPMAFSFNPNNLAATLAILSPLFFYAIYRCKNIFGKVWYVVISTIVFILIGTTTSRTGFASAVFGVGVFLIYSIFNIKRIGIKNVVFPIILCITLVLSYNYSYIVMNIKPVEGQEIVENGLNNKMHSLENIEFQEGGEGSVNVRFTIINDVLKGTITDKNYLGYGVGNVENFIKEQKNTGNIYSPHCYAIEILGDFGLPGVALYGVYYLYLLIGNIIIGIKKKSMACFAAVTGLIAFAPASFGPSSITYVFSYWILIGFAVSCMQVYKKSDNGYSSNLSMKGFHF; from the coding sequence ATGAGTAGAGAAGATAAGACTAGAATCACATTTATAACACTGATATCGATAATTGCTATGGTTTTTGGAGTAGCTAATGGAAATTATGTAATACCTATTATGTATATAATAACTTTAGTTATATCATTATACATAATAAAAGATAGAGATATATATAATCTTATGTATTGTACACTATTGGTGTCAGCATTTTATGATTATGCTCTTCATGCACCAGGAATTGAAAGTATATATATGTTTCATGTTATATTGGGATTATGTACTTTAATGTCTCTATATAAATTAGTAAAAGATAGGGAAGTTATAAGGAATATTGATAAGAAAATTTTAAGTATATATGTTATTTGGTTTGTTTATATGTGCGCAACTGTTTTTTGGGCAATGAGTAAAAGCTTATCGATTAAATATATAGCAATATATTTAATGATGTTTGCATTTATATTTAATATGATGGTTTATAATATTAATAAAGATAGATTAAAGAAAACTATAAATATATTATTATTTTTAATATCACTTATTACTTTGATTGCATTTATAGAGGTATTATTAGGTAAGCAATTACCAATTAAGCATTATGCTGATGCTTTTATTGAAGCATTACCTCAAAAGGATCAAAATCAAATAAATGCAAGGCCAATGGCGTTTTCATTTAATCCTAATAATTTAGCGGCTACACTTGCTATATTATCTCCACTTTTCTTTTATGCTATTTATAGATGTAAAAATATTTTTGGGAAAGTATGGTATGTAGTAATATCAACTATAGTATTTATATTAATAGGTACAACAACATCAAGAACAGGATTTGCTTCGGCAGTATTTGGAGTAGGAGTTTTTTTAATATATTCAATATTTAATATTAAAAGAATTGGAATTAAGAATGTAGTTTTTCCAATTATACTGTGTATTACGTTAGTATTGTCATATAACTATAGTTATATTGTAATGAATATAAAACCTGTTGAGGGACAAGAAATAGTAGAAAATGGACTTAATAATAAGATGCATAGTTTAGAAAATATAGAATTTCAAGAAGGCGGAGAAGGTTCTGTTAATGTGAGATTTACTATAATAAATGATGTGTTAAAAGGAACTATAACAGACAAAAATTACCTTGGATATGGTGTTGGAAATGTAGAAAATTTCATTAAAGAACAGAAGAATACTGGAAATATATATAGTCCGCACTGTTATGCTATTGAAATATTAGGTGATTTTGGATTGCCTGGAGTAGCATTATATGGAGTATACTATTTATATCTTCTTATTGGAAATATAATTATTGGAATAAAAAAGAAGAGTATGGCATGTTTTGCAGCAGTAACTGGTCTTATTGCATTTGCACCAGCAAGCTTTGGACCAAGCTCAATAACTTATGTATTTTCATATTGGATACTTATAGGGTTTGCAGTATCATGCATGCAAGTTTATAAAAAAAGTGATAATGGATATAGTTCTAATTTATCAATGAAAGGATTTCATTTTTAA
- a CDS encoding nucleoside-diphosphate sugar epimerase/dehydratase: MRNWKTLIIMIIDIFMVNMAYLFAINITLSGRFTEIAKIYTEDVIAVSLIYLVCFYLFKMYESLWHLTGTDEFLLGVGGSILAGILSIGYTRFWGSVIPLNVSVVGILLSIFFVLGYRILYRVYRRTLLYIPFKYSSDQRRVMIVGAGSAGTMIINEMMARRELKYNPIVLIDDDKEKLGRRISGVKIVGNRYDIPYVVGEQEIDLILISIPSLDSKNKAEIIDICKKTNCKLQIIPGIYEILSGDANVSRIKDVDLEDLLGRDPIVLDNKGISDYIQGKTILVTGAGGSIGSELCRQISVYNPKRLILFDIYENNIYDIQNELKEEFPDMNLTVLIGSIRDRQRLHEVFSKYKINVVFHAAAHKHVPLMEDSPKEAVKNNVFGTLNLATEASKAKIDRFVMISTDKAVNPTNIMGATKRLCEMIVQAMDKQSKTEFVAVRFGNVLGSNGSVIPLFKKQIANGGPVTLTHKKIVRYFMLIPEAAQLVLQAGAFAKGGEVFVLDMGKPVKIYDLACDLIRLSGFEPNRDIKIVVTGLRPGEKLYEELLMSEEGLKDTAHQKIYVGKPTFEDMDTLNYKLEQLRKLLELNDINEIKHQMQTIVPTYHYKNEDEVAAENADKE; this comes from the coding sequence ATGAGAAATTGGAAGACATTAATAATTATGATAATCGATATATTTATGGTAAATATGGCATACCTTTTTGCTATAAATATAACTTTAAGTGGAAGGTTCACAGAAATTGCAAAAATATATACAGAAGATGTTATAGCTGTAAGTTTAATATATTTAGTGTGTTTTTACTTATTTAAAATGTATGAAAGCTTGTGGCATTTAACAGGAACAGATGAATTTCTACTAGGTGTTGGAGGATCGATTTTAGCAGGAATATTATCAATTGGATATACTAGATTTTGGGGATCTGTTATTCCATTAAATGTTTCAGTTGTAGGCATTCTTTTAAGCATTTTCTTTGTATTAGGTTATAGAATTTTATATAGAGTATATAGAAGAACTCTTTTGTACATACCATTTAAATATTCATCAGATCAAAGAAGAGTAATGATTGTTGGTGCTGGTTCAGCAGGAACTATGATCATTAATGAAATGATGGCAAGAAGAGAATTAAAATATAATCCCATAGTTCTTATTGATGATGATAAAGAAAAGCTTGGAAGAAGAATTTCAGGTGTAAAGATAGTAGGAAATAGATACGATATACCATATGTTGTAGGAGAACAAGAAATTGATTTAATATTAATATCAATACCTTCTCTTGATTCAAAAAATAAGGCGGAAATTATTGATATTTGTAAAAAGACTAATTGCAAGCTTCAAATAATTCCAGGTATATATGAAATATTAAGTGGAGATGCAAATGTTAGTAGAATTAAAGATGTAGATTTAGAAGATTTACTAGGAAGAGATCCTATTGTATTGGATAACAAAGGTATCTCAGATTATATACAAGGAAAAACAATATTAGTTACCGGAGCAGGTGGATCAATAGGTTCTGAGCTTTGTAGACAAATATCAGTGTATAATCCTAAAAGACTTATATTATTTGATATATATGAAAACAATATATACGATATTCAAAATGAATTAAAAGAAGAGTTCCCGGATATGAACCTTACTGTTTTAATTGGTTCTATAAGAGATAGGCAAAGATTACATGAGGTATTTAGTAAATATAAAATAAATGTTGTATTCCATGCAGCAGCACATAAACATGTACCATTAATGGAGGATAGTCCTAAAGAAGCTGTTAAGAATAATGTTTTTGGAACATTAAATTTAGCAACTGAAGCAAGTAAAGCTAAGATTGATAGATTTGTAATGATTTCTACTGATAAAGCTGTTAATCCAACAAATATAATGGGAGCAACTAAAAGATTATGTGAAATGATTGTTCAAGCTATGGATAAACAGTCAAAAACTGAGTTTGTTGCTGTTAGATTTGGAAATGTTCTTGGTAGTAATGGATCAGTAATTCCATTATTTAAAAAGCAAATAGCTAATGGTGGTCCAGTTACGCTTACTCATAAAAAGATAGTTAGATACTTTATGCTGATTCCAGAAGCCGCTCAATTAGTGCTTCAAGCAGGTGCATTTGCTAAGGGTGGAGAAGTATTTGTACTAGATATGGGAAAACCAGTTAAGATTTATGACTTAGCTTGTGATCTTATAAGACTTTCAGGATTTGAACCTAATAGAGATATCAAAATAGTTGTTACTGGACTTAGACCAGGAGAAAAATTATATGAAGAACTTTTAATGAGTGAAGAAGGTTTAAAAGACACTGCCCATCAAAAGATATACGTTGGAAAACCAACTTTTGAAGATATGGACACATTAAATTATAAGCTTGAACAATTACGTAAGTTATTAGAGTTAAATGATATAAATGAAATTAAACATCAAATGCAAACTATTGTTCCAACATATCATTACAAAAACGAAGATGAAGTTGCAGCAGAAAATGCTGATAAGGAGTAA
- a CDS encoding glycosyltransferase family 2 protein yields the protein MFKVSIITPVYNVEECIEKSIKSVINQTCKEFEFLLIDDGSKDRSIQIAKSLLENSDINFKIITQENAGVSCARNRGINIASGEYITFLDSDDYIDSRFVELMYDKAKKTECDVVFCDYSEVDNNGNVLVKNRTNYLNDFISGKEAALLQLKDEITIGMRSAIYKNSVIQNNNLLFDTNRKYGEDMVFVVKALLYSNKVISVNEILAFYVIWGNSVTQNVSLKHLDCYYSYIDLLNYVKKDSNLKEIENFLSEFKIQYSISHVFSILGKDPNFHKDLFKFLSQEDVKLYLKNYKIQKFDKNNIRYLIQCSGMRFCPKLLINALNKMR from the coding sequence TTGTTTAAAGTATCTATAATTACTCCTGTTTATAATGTAGAAGAGTGTATTGAAAAAAGTATAAAATCTGTTATAAATCAAACTTGTAAGGAGTTTGAATTTTTGCTTATAGATGATGGATCAAAAGATAGAAGTATTCAAATAGCAAAATCATTATTAGAGAATTCAGATATAAACTTTAAGATTATAACTCAAGAAAATGCAGGAGTCAGTTGTGCTAGAAATAGGGGAATAAATATAGCTAGTGGAGAGTATATAACATTTTTAGATAGTGATGATTATATTGATTCTAGATTTGTTGAACTTATGTATGACAAAGCAAAGAAAACTGAATGTGATGTTGTATTTTGTGACTATAGTGAAGTTGATAACAACGGGAATGTATTAGTTAAGAATAGAACTAATTACTTAAATGATTTTATATCAGGAAAAGAAGCAGCACTTTTACAGCTAAAGGATGAAATAACTATAGGTATGAGAAGTGCTATATATAAAAATTCTGTTATTCAAAATAATAATTTATTATTTGACACTAACAGAAAATATGGAGAAGATATGGTTTTTGTTGTAAAGGCATTACTATATTCAAATAAAGTTATAAGTGTGAATGAAATATTAGCTTTTTATGTAATATGGGGAAATTCTGTAACACAAAATGTATCTTTAAAGCATCTTGATTGCTATTATTCATATATAGATTTATTAAATTATGTAAAGAAAGATAGTAATTTAAAAGAAATAGAAAATTTCTTATCAGAATTTAAAATACAATACTCTATATCACATGTTTTTTCTATTTTAGGTAAAGATCCTAATTTTCATAAGGATTTATTTAAATTCTTAAGTCAAGAGGATGTTAAGTTATACCTAAAAAATTATAAAATTCAAAAGTTTGATAAAAATAATATAAGATACTTAATTCAATGTAGTGGCATGAGATTTTGTCCAAAGTTACTAATAAATGCGTTAAATAAAATGAGGTAA
- a CDS encoding LicD family protein, whose protein sequence is MSNIDDISKENYQNKNNNEEYENLSLKDAQMLMVSILKDVDKICEKHGLKYFLDAGTLLGAVRHKGFIPWDDDMDIGMLREDYEKFLKIAKEELPSHLFLQTFESDKYYDIYQVPCKIRYNGTVLIEKAIGENEKMHNGVYIDVFPYDSLPKHNFIYKIQRSISGNILKSFVRLRDIPEKLTFKNKITFSFYKIITKIFTAKRRRKFFGVLVKWNDKNSKYMGYGVDTAWSEYVYRKDDYFDLIKLEFQGEKFYGPKNADAILTGLYGDYMTLPKEEERVWHAKEIKKLKNI, encoded by the coding sequence ATGAGTAATATAGATGATATATCAAAAGAAAATTATCAAAATAAGAATAATAATGAAGAATATGAAAATTTAAGTTTAAAAGATGCTCAAATGTTGATGGTTAGTATTTTAAAGGATGTTGATAAGATATGCGAAAAACATGGATTAAAATATTTTTTAGATGCAGGAACTTTATTGGGGGCAGTTAGGCATAAGGGATTTATTCCATGGGATGATGATATGGATATTGGAATGCTTAGAGAAGACTATGAAAAGTTTCTAAAAATAGCTAAGGAAGAGTTACCTAGCCATTTATTTTTGCAAACATTTGAAAGTGATAAATATTATGATATTTACCAAGTACCTTGTAAGATTAGATATAATGGAACTGTACTTATTGAAAAAGCAATTGGAGAAAATGAAAAAATGCATAATGGTGTATATATAGATGTATTCCCTTATGATAGTTTACCAAAGCATAATTTTATTTATAAAATTCAAAGATCAATAAGTGGAAATATATTAAAAAGTTTCGTTAGATTGAGGGATATCCCTGAAAAATTAACTTTCAAAAATAAAATTACATTTTCTTTTTATAAAATAATAACAAAAATATTTACAGCTAAAAGAAGAAGAAAGTTTTTTGGAGTTTTAGTTAAATGGAACGATAAAAATTCGAAGTACATGGGATATGGTGTTGATACTGCATGGAGTGAATATGTTTATAGAAAAGATGATTATTTTGATTTGATTAAATTAGAATTTCAAGGTGAAAAATTTTATGGACCTAAAAATGCAGATGCAATTTTAACTGGGCTTTATGGTGATTATATGACATTACCTAAAGAAGAAGAACGAGTATGGCATGCAAAAGAAATAAAAAAACTTAAGAATATTTAA
- a CDS encoding glycosyltransferase family 2 protein encodes MIKNYKNLNDNIKNSEVLISIIMPIYKAEDYLNNSITSILNQTLKNFELILVDDGSPDNSGKICNELALNDNRIKVIHKENGGASTARNAGLDIAQGEFIAFVDSDDWIEPNMFETLFNLAKEHNADISQCNYIKVENEDEKIINDDKEIIISFNNTESLNNLYNEMYVSTVVLWNKIYKKSLFKEIRFPNMRIFEDEAIMYKLLFESKKLVYTNKKLYYYRNTPDSIMNAKFDKKRLCMLDVFDEKVEFMSKLNNEHLYAKTLKWYMWSIIDLYFGCINNISDDHETINLIKNKAIDVSKKYSNSPSHEFKWIILFSLFNKTPKLYKTIMNILN; translated from the coding sequence ATGATTAAAAATTATAAAAACTTAAATGACAATATTAAAAACTCTGAAGTTTTAATAAGTATTATTATGCCAATATATAAAGCTGAAGATTACTTAAATAACTCTATCACAAGTATATTAAATCAAACTTTAAAAAACTTTGAATTAATATTAGTAGATGATGGTTCCCCTGACAACAGCGGAAAAATTTGTAATGAGCTAGCTCTAAATGATAATAGAATAAAAGTTATTCACAAAGAAAATGGTGGTGCTAGTACTGCTAGAAATGCTGGCTTAGATATAGCGCAGGGTGAATTTATAGCTTTTGTTGATAGTGATGATTGGATTGAACCTAATATGTTTGAAACACTATTTAATTTAGCAAAAGAACATAATGCAGATATTTCACAATGCAATTATATAAAAGTAGAAAATGAAGATGAAAAAATTATAAATGATGATAAAGAAATAATAATATCTTTCAATAATACAGAGTCATTAAATAATTTATATAATGAAATGTATGTTTCAACAGTAGTCCTTTGGAATAAAATTTATAAAAAATCACTATTTAAGGAAATAAGATTTCCTAATATGAGAATATTTGAAGATGAAGCTATAATGTATAAATTATTATTTGAATCTAAAAAATTAGTATATACAAATAAAAAATTATACTACTATAGGAATACTCCTGATAGTATAATGAACGCTAAATTTGATAAAAAAAGATTATGTATGTTAGACGTTTTTGATGAAAAAGTAGAATTTATGAGTAAGCTAAATAATGAACACTTGTATGCTAAAACTTTAAAATGGTATATGTGGTCAATCATAGACCTTTACTTTGGATGTATAAATAATATTTCAGATGATCATGAAACAATAAACTTAATCAAAAATAAAGCTATAGATGTATCAAAAAAATACTCCAATAGTCCTAGCCACGAATTTAAGTGGATTATCCTATTCTCACTATTCAACAAAACACCAAAACTTTATAAAACTATAATGAATATATTAAATTAA
- a CDS encoding carbohydrate ABC transporter permease — translation MVEGKLYRDNEVDLESIKSNISKRKVNYKKILVNITRYIFIILASIIAFFPFLWMASSALKVKDEVFLFPPKLIPSNPQWNNFIDVFKEAQFGQYMFNSFFTSFIEVALQVFTAAMIAYALTLLKFRGKRLLFGVIMAMYMLPSAVTYVPCYILLSNLNLVDTLSGLIVSNLVSIFGIFLLRQAFLQVNKSLIEAARIDGASHFKILWKIVFPITKPTFITLILINFVTYYNDYMYPSLILKSPEKFLISSGLRQFFIEGGAYGIKWPQVMAASTITIFPLLILFVIAQKWFMKGIGDTGVKG, via the coding sequence ATGGTAGAAGGAAAATTATATAGAGATAATGAGGTGGATTTAGAAAGCATTAAAAGTAATATTAGTAAAAGGAAAGTAAACTATAAAAAAATATTAGTTAATATAACAAGATATATTTTTATTATATTAGCAAGCATAATAGCGTTCTTTCCATTTTTGTGGATGGCATCAAGTGCATTAAAAGTAAAAGATGAAGTGTTTCTTTTTCCACCTAAATTAATACCATCTAATCCACAATGGAATAATTTCATAGATGTATTCAAAGAAGCTCAATTTGGACAATATATGTTTAATAGTTTTTTTACTTCTTTTATTGAAGTGGCATTACAAGTATTTACAGCAGCAATGATAGCATATGCGTTAACTTTGTTAAAATTTAGAGGTAAAAGGTTACTATTTGGAGTGATAATGGCAATGTATATGTTACCGTCAGCAGTTACATATGTTCCATGTTATATTTTACTTTCTAATTTAAATTTAGTAGATACACTTTCAGGATTGATAGTAAGTAATTTAGTTAGTATATTTGGAATATTTTTATTAAGACAAGCATTTTTACAGGTTAATAAAAGTTTAATAGAGGCGGCAAGAATAGACGGAGCTTCTCATTTTAAAATATTATGGAAAATAGTATTTCCAATAACAAAACCAACTTTTATAACTTTAATTTTAATAAATTTTGTAACTTATTATAATGACTATATGTATCCATCTCTAATTTTAAAGAGCCCAGAAAAGTTTTTAATTTCATCAGGACTTAGACAATTTTTTATTGAAGGCGGAGCATATGGAATAAAATGGCCACAAGTCATGGCAGCGAGTACAATAACAATATTTCCATTATTAATATTGTTTGTAATTGCTCAAAAGTGGTTTATGAAAGGAATTGGAGACACAGGGGTGAAGGGATAG
- a CDS encoding carbohydrate ABC transporter permease encodes MKKSNIKKFDQIFTILMFVLPAIIPLIVFWIVPIFKSLFISFTDWDYISAEYSIVGLKNYRELFSNKLFYDALKNTSIFTLGTLLPTIAGGLSLALLLRSNFKSSAIYKAIIFSPWITPTVAISIVWSWIFEPNYGFANYILNLCNLPKLQWLQSSNTAMGGVIIVTVWKSIGWAMIFYLTALEKIPKDLYESASIDGADSLNKFKSITLPLISPTTFFLCVITMINSLQAYDQIQVLTQGGPSGSTRTLLYMYYQCAFENFNMGEATAIATVILVITCILSLIQFVVSKRWVHY; translated from the coding sequence ATGAAAAAGTCTAATATTAAAAAGTTCGATCAAATTTTTACTATACTTATGTTTGTATTGCCAGCTATTATTCCACTTATAGTATTTTGGATAGTTCCAATTTTCAAATCATTATTTATAAGTTTTACAGATTGGGATTATATAAGTGCTGAATACAGTATTGTAGGTTTAAAAAATTATAGGGAGTTATTTTCTAATAAATTATTTTATGATGCATTAAAAAATACAAGTATATTTACATTAGGAACATTACTTCCAACAATAGCTGGTGGATTAAGTTTAGCATTATTGTTAAGATCAAATTTTAAATCTTCAGCAATATATAAAGCTATAATATTTTCTCCATGGATAACTCCTACAGTTGCAATTTCTATTGTATGGAGTTGGATATTTGAACCTAATTATGGATTTGCAAATTATATATTAAATCTATGTAATTTACCTAAATTACAATGGTTGCAAAGTTCAAATACCGCTATGGGTGGGGTAATTATTGTTACAGTTTGGAAAAGTATAGGATGGGCTATGATTTTTTATTTAACTGCACTAGAGAAAATACCTAAAGATTTATATGAATCAGCTTCAATTGATGGGGCTGATTCATTAAATAAATTTAAAAGTATAACATTACCTTTAATTTCACCGACTACATTTTTTCTATGTGTAATAACAATGATAAATTCTTTACAGGCATATGATCAAATTCAAGTGTTGACTCAGGGGGGACCATCTGGAAGCACTAGAACATTATTATATATGTATTATCAATGTGCATTTGAAAATTTTAATATGGGAGAAGCCACTGCAATAGCAACAGTGATTTTGGTTATAACTTGCATACTTTCATTAATTCAATTTGTTGTTTCAAAAAGGTGGGTACATTATTAG
- a CDS encoding ABC transporter substrate-binding protein — translation MKRIFKKGFAIGLALMISVGLISCNTGKSKETFSSNGKIKVEYWYGLGGKLGKNMDNIINDFNNSQDKYEVKGISQEDYDATFKNLQAAIAAKKTPALVVLEPDKGAILNNKGALADISNYTAEDSDFNSDNYIKSFFESCKKDNKLYAFPMFGTTQVLYYNKKEFENAGISKDSLNTWSKIAEASKKLIKKDGDETKFYGWEPMWGADNLIDASLSNGGSILSEDGSKVLINSPEWVEVWDNFRMWIHDDKIMKVNSSGQGWEYWYSTIDDVMQDRAGGYTGSSGDQGDLDFEKLGAIEQPAFKDGKEAKPIAEARLLVIPNLANEEAKKGAYEFIKYFTSPEVNAKWSIASGYIPVNKAACNTDAFKEYVEKNPQALVPITQALHASKSFIDPTNGKIYDALKVAADKVELENVSAQEALNEAEKIAQSELDKTLKKQ, via the coding sequence ATGAAGAGGATTTTTAAAAAGGGTTTTGCAATTGGATTAGCGTTAATGATTTCTGTAGGGCTAATTTCATGCAATACGGGAAAAAGTAAAGAAACTTTCAGTAGTAATGGAAAAATTAAGGTTGAATATTGGTATGGTCTGGGAGGAAAGCTTGGAAAAAATATGGACAATATAATAAATGATTTTAATAACTCTCAAGATAAGTATGAAGTTAAAGGAATTTCACAGGAAGATTATGATGCAACTTTTAAAAATTTGCAAGCAGCTATTGCAGCTAAAAAGACACCAGCGCTTGTGGTTTTGGAACCAGATAAAGGTGCTATATTAAATAATAAAGGTGCACTTGCAGATATAAGTAATTATACAGCAGAAGATAGTGATTTTAATAGCGATAATTACATAAAATCATTTTTTGAGTCATGTAAAAAAGATAATAAACTATATGCATTTCCTATGTTTGGAACAACACAAGTTTTATATTATAACAAGAAGGAATTTGAAAATGCAGGGATATCTAAAGATTCATTAAATACGTGGAGTAAAATAGCTGAAGCAAGTAAAAAATTAATCAAAAAAGATGGTGATGAGACTAAGTTTTATGGTTGGGAACCTATGTGGGGAGCTGATAATTTAATTGATGCTTCATTAAGTAATGGTGGAAGTATTTTAAGTGAAGATGGTAGTAAAGTATTAATAAATTCACCTGAATGGGTAGAAGTTTGGGATAATTTTAGAATGTGGATACATGATGATAAAATCATGAAAGTTAATTCAAGTGGACAAGGATGGGAATACTGGTATTCAACAATTGATGATGTTATGCAAGATAGAGCAGGGGGATATACAGGATCATCAGGAGATCAAGGAGATTTAGATTTTGAAAAGTTAGGGGCTATTGAACAACCTGCATTTAAAGATGGTAAAGAAGCAAAACCAATTGCGGAAGCAAGACTTTTAGTAATACCAAATTTAGCAAATGAAGAAGCAAAAAAAGGAGCTTATGAATTCATTAAATATTTTACAAGCCCAGAAGTTAATGCAAAATGGTCAATAGCTTCAGGTTATATTCCTGTTAATAAAGCGGCATGTAATACTGATGCATTTAAGGAATATGTGGAAAAAAATCCGCAAGCACTTGTTCCAATAACACAAGCGTTACATGCAAGTAAATCATTTATTGATCCAACTAATGGAAAAATATATGATGCTTTAAAAGTTGCGGCAGATAAGGTTGAATTGGAAAATGTATCAGCACAAGAAGCTTTAAATGAAGCAGAAAAAATAGCACAATCAGAATTAGATAAAACTTTAAAAAAGCAATAA